A single window of Bacteroidota bacterium DNA harbors:
- a CDS encoding ABC transporter permease — protein sequence MKKWKTVEAFLNEIKRIGDTRSLFVITVILPPVLFLFFGFLYQSALVRGIPVAILDADNSVISRTAVSYFASSPSFKIVSGYASLKEAEAGMIKGEIDAIISLPRDMEREIKKGKQVHPVVFANGLNVIKSNYILSDATKIFKTISGGVLLKKFRSGGMTEAQAMDVISPVRFDMQILYNSNYSYVDFLLPGLCVFVIFMSLSLAGTTVYNHKEINFVEEGNSFLNSVSGLIGKTLPYIIICAADVMILLGVIFPLFSITLRGSAGELFFYTFLFGLSSLMLGMLVSVVIKNIMLSTQIILFFTTPAFVFSGLTYPLWAMPEAHQLFARFIPYTQFLDGFIRLYLMGENLSDIGNQLNMQIAGILIPAVLIVVIAGIKGTVARRKAGVAV from the coding sequence ATGAAAAAGTGGAAAACTGTTGAAGCATTTTTAAACGAGATCAAAAGGATCGGCGACACGAGGTCACTGTTTGTGATTACGGTAATTCTGCCGCCGGTTCTCTTTTTGTTCTTTGGCTTTCTCTATCAAAGTGCCTTGGTCAGGGGGATACCTGTTGCAATTCTTGATGCGGACAACAGCGTAATCTCCAGAACCGCTGTCTCCTATTTTGCCTCCTCGCCATCTTTCAAAATTGTGAGTGGCTACGCATCCTTGAAGGAAGCTGAAGCCGGAATGATAAAAGGGGAGATAGATGCGATCATTTCATTGCCCAGGGATATGGAAAGGGAGATCAAAAAAGGGAAGCAGGTTCATCCCGTTGTGTTTGCCAACGGGCTGAATGTGATAAAAAGCAATTACATTTTGAGCGATGCAACGAAAATATTCAAAACCATTTCGGGTGGTGTTCTTCTGAAGAAATTCAGATCAGGGGGAATGACGGAAGCCCAGGCAATGGATGTGATCAGTCCCGTGAGATTTGACATGCAGATTCTCTACAATTCAAACTACAGCTATGTCGATTTCCTCCTGCCGGGCTTATGCGTATTTGTAATTTTCATGAGTCTGTCACTTGCAGGAACTACAGTTTATAATCACAAAGAAATCAATTTTGTGGAGGAGGGAAATTCTTTTCTCAATTCAGTTTCAGGACTGATTGGCAAGACACTTCCATACATTATAATATGTGCAGCGGATGTAATGATTCTGTTGGGGGTCATCTTTCCTCTCTTCTCTATCACGCTCCGCGGAAGTGCAGGGGAACTGTTCTTTTACACATTTTTATTTGGTTTGTCGAGCCTGATGCTTGGGATGCTTGTCTCGGTTGTGATAAAAAATATAATGCTTTCAACTCAGATAATTTTGTTTTTTACAACACCGGCATTTGTTTTCAGCGGACTTACCTACCCTCTTTGGGCAATGCCTGAAGCTCACCAGTTGTTTGCCCGTTTTATCCCCTATACGCAGTTTCTCGATGGATTTATAAGGTTATACCTGATGGGCGAGAATTTGTCAGACATTGGCAATCAATTGAACATGCAGATAGCTGGTATCCTGATACCGGCTGTTTTGATCGTGGTGATTGCAGGAATAAAGGGGACAGTGGCACGAAGAAAAGCGGGTGTTGCAGTATGA
- a CDS encoding ABC transporter permease, with amino-acid sequence MKLKINGFFAIIKREIVNLSHDTDIRILVLIAPLFYSIFYASLYFNKTETDIPVVVVDQDGTTSSRKFINDLDAGQLLRVTYNSSEINEAESLLKNDEVQGMIVIPKDFDANSRSGRHNTVKVLLNTQRFLHSNDINKAVNDIGFAYAVESRMKVFNQKGVGRKQAEELVEPVKEDVRFMYNPMLTYGDFLIPGVLMLILQQTLILGLAQSLAKEREEKTVMKWYRDANGSTSAAIAGKTLIYFCFFAVYAFFFITFHYWLFEVPSYAPVFNTMILTLFFLFVSISFTVLIGSFFKSKLGVLQIIAFTSYPFFFLTGFAWPEIAFPEPLIILGDILPLKPFLSAFMKTFRMGGDVSLIIPELKHLAVLGVAYSILTYVRMKYLFARVSKAEGTP; translated from the coding sequence ATGAAACTGAAGATAAACGGCTTTTTTGCGATCATTAAACGGGAAATTGTAAATCTGTCACACGATACGGATATCCGGATTCTTGTGCTGATTGCCCCGTTGTTTTACTCGATTTTCTATGCATCACTCTATTTCAACAAGACCGAAACCGATATCCCGGTAGTTGTGGTAGATCAGGATGGCACCACTTCCTCCCGAAAGTTTATCAACGATCTTGATGCCGGTCAACTCTTGAGAGTAACTTACAATTCTTCCGAAATAAACGAAGCTGAATCACTTTTGAAGAATGACGAAGTGCAGGGGATGATCGTAATACCTAAGGATTTTGATGCCAATTCTCGATCAGGCAGACATAACACGGTAAAAGTGCTGCTCAATACACAGCGGTTTCTTCACTCGAATGATATTAACAAAGCAGTGAACGATATTGGATTTGCATACGCTGTTGAGAGCAGAATGAAAGTTTTTAATCAAAAAGGTGTCGGAAGGAAGCAGGCAGAGGAACTGGTGGAACCCGTGAAGGAAGATGTCAGGTTCATGTACAATCCGATGCTTACATATGGTGATTTCCTTATTCCGGGTGTGCTGATGCTCATTTTACAGCAAACGCTGATACTCGGGCTTGCTCAGTCACTGGCGAAAGAGAGGGAGGAAAAAACAGTAATGAAGTGGTACAGAGATGCAAACGGCAGTACTTCGGCAGCCATCGCAGGAAAAACCCTGATCTACTTCTGTTTTTTTGCGGTCTACGCTTTCTTCTTTATAACATTTCATTATTGGCTCTTTGAAGTACCATCGTATGCACCCGTTTTCAACACAATGATTCTTACACTGTTTTTTCTGTTCGTGAGCATATCGTTCACAGTGTTGATTGGTTCGTTTTTTAAGTCGAAGCTGGGTGTATTGCAGATAATTGCATTCACTTCATATCCCTTTTTCTTTTTGACCGGATTTGCATGGCCCGAAATTGCATTCCCCGAGCCGTTGATAATTCTGGGTGATATTCTGCCGTTAAAACCGTTTTTATCAGCCTTTATGAAGACCTTCAGGATGGGCGGGGATGTGTCGCTCATAATTCCCGAACTGAAACATCTTGCAGTGCTTGGAGTTGCTTATTCAATCCTCACATATGTCAGAATGAAATATCTCTTCGCCCGAGTATCAAAGGCGGAAGGAACCCCCTGA
- a CDS encoding FG-GAP-like repeat-containing protein, translating into MNWNVKNLSFSKKFAFFQIVQGGDFHDPREICFSKYKIVNNRIVLYDLVRIDKNQFRNTIYQFYPVSENEFIACSFMLLYRIKITNSGENCTVKEKSLSNPYTVDGVKVVYPSQLKYNTDKLLIVCDKAILLYRIGLDQIEDVTGYLIQNKYIGEDQRSKLTVINANNDDFLIISQNGSGFRMQVKGKNYEVTTFDIEKFKLFPGKDNFSLIFDYSSIGILEIWREDGIIFKLYLVDQNKFTSRRFNLPFHPYQFLRADSETQILYASGEVFFRTLKKDGYPTNTVSKTLSTTDFDIGKVVNLGYTYGIAVGDIDNDEKEEILFVEPFGTNRLLKFDSKSEDYIEIKDRFPRDSYGNVHSDISGKFVDINNDSHPDLILSTMDSGGGLFLNNGNGYFQNVTKEYHLDSVFSRSESVTFADFNNDGWIDIFVSNFFASNKLLINKNGLEFEDQTKEYGLLSAGNSIHATVGDINNDGLTDLLVVGWNSKSKLYLNRNGGFTDVAEELGLDSDTTLLTNSALFADFNNDAFLDIFVSYRGSIPKLYLNQGGHVFRKVSDLLKEKDPSTIYGSVAADFNSDSFVDIAINCTDNAFIYFNYQDSSSVTGFSFIKKPLSLSRSSINPLKGYGTGLGVIDANRDGDLDLIVGQFKGLTMLYENMYVENNRKEVSQVNLKIHPVETNSSLAGVKVWGISEDSVYFFKEIGTGEGYCSQISSELNIQVSPLGDKSKIKIFFPVSGDTVTVDILESSYLDVFEHSSLISNSKRMFEKIRRMILQADFYIKIMLITFLAIVFFWYVHYDVNNYKLFFRNLELSFRQSLFIVSITFVISQVLVNLFTSEDLYNSQWRDQTAGSFGMFILPVVLSAGLVLASLKIQDIFSQKGMNYKPDVAKLTQQLYLFNHGEGRKSNLSSIALLLTNVRFYLSETGSRNNYIMEQLNEMLSEFKLLTLPAIKEILLSLSSLRMFAEVQFDRKDFQLLNRTYILMTKSAENLGKAIARGEYKLIASEAINMTGLIDRLGKVMNKIKIRSVDQSKIILNSYLGKIEKSYEKTKANGIEVKFVRIKEDIYLYTDSTKLSECINIFIKNSIESFYDSRNFPRQILIKVEFTADELEIIIEDNGIGISEAHMEKIFQKGFSTKGEKRGLGLIYAKRLLMELGAELDITSKEFQGTTIKIKLNYDKKELS; encoded by the coding sequence TTGAACTGGAATGTTAAAAACCTTTCCTTCAGTAAAAAATTTGCCTTTTTTCAGATTGTGCAAGGTGGAGATTTTCATGATCCGAGGGAAATATGTTTCTCAAAATACAAAATAGTTAATAACAGGATTGTTCTGTATGATTTGGTCAGGATAGATAAAAATCAATTCCGAAATACCATCTATCAATTCTATCCCGTTAGTGAAAACGAGTTTATCGCCTGCTCGTTTATGCTATTATACAGAATTAAAATAACCAATTCCGGTGAAAACTGTACTGTAAAGGAAAAAAGTCTGTCAAATCCTTATACAGTGGATGGAGTGAAAGTGGTGTATCCTTCACAGTTGAAATACAACACTGACAAATTGTTGATTGTGTGTGACAAAGCGATATTATTATATAGAATTGGTTTGGATCAAATTGAAGATGTCACCGGCTACCTGATTCAAAATAAATATATTGGCGAAGATCAAAGGAGTAAACTGACAGTTATCAACGCAAACAACGATGATTTTCTGATAATCTCTCAAAATGGCAGTGGATTTAGAATGCAGGTGAAGGGAAAGAACTATGAGGTTACTACCTTCGATATAGAAAAATTCAAATTGTTCCCGGGTAAAGACAATTTTAGTCTTATTTTCGACTATAGCTCCATTGGTATTTTAGAAATATGGAGAGAAGATGGAATAATATTCAAACTCTATTTGGTTGATCAAAATAAGTTTACATCGAGGAGATTCAACTTACCATTCCATCCCTACCAATTTTTAAGAGCGGACTCAGAGACTCAGATACTTTATGCATCCGGAGAGGTATTCTTCAGGACTTTAAAGAAAGATGGATATCCTACCAATACCGTTTCCAAAACGCTCAGTACAACTGATTTTGATATTGGCAAAGTTGTTAATTTAGGGTATACCTACGGAATTGCCGTTGGTGATATCGATAATGACGAAAAAGAGGAAATACTGTTTGTCGAGCCTTTTGGAACGAACAGACTGTTAAAATTTGACTCGAAGTCAGAGGATTATATTGAAATCAAAGATAGATTTCCCAGGGATTCTTATGGCAATGTCCATAGTGATATTTCAGGAAAATTCGTTGATATCAACAATGACAGTCATCCTGATTTAATCCTGTCAACGATGGATAGTGGAGGTGGATTATTCTTAAATAATGGAAACGGCTACTTTCAAAATGTCACAAAAGAATATCATTTGGACTCTGTTTTTTCAAGATCGGAATCTGTTACATTCGCTGACTTTAATAATGATGGTTGGATTGACATATTCGTATCAAATTTTTTCGCGAGCAATAAATTGTTGATTAATAAAAATGGTTTGGAATTTGAAGATCAAACTAAAGAGTACGGACTCCTTTCCGCCGGGAACTCTATACATGCCACAGTTGGTGATATAAATAATGACGGACTGACAGATTTACTGGTCGTTGGTTGGAACAGCAAGAGCAAATTATACTTAAATAGAAACGGAGGTTTTACAGATGTGGCTGAAGAATTAGGACTGGATTCAGACACCACACTTCTCACAAATTCAGCACTTTTTGCAGATTTCAACAATGATGCATTCCTTGATATCTTTGTTAGTTACCGTGGCAGTATTCCAAAGTTATATTTAAACCAGGGGGGACATGTTTTTCGCAAAGTTTCTGATTTATTAAAAGAAAAAGACCCTTCAACGATTTATGGTTCAGTTGCGGCTGATTTTAATAGTGATTCGTTTGTTGATATTGCAATTAATTGCACAGACAATGCTTTCATATATTTTAACTATCAGGATTCTTCGTCTGTCACAGGATTCAGTTTCATCAAGAAACCATTAAGCCTGAGTAGATCAAGTATCAATCCACTTAAAGGTTATGGTACCGGACTCGGTGTGATTGATGCCAACAGGGATGGCGACTTGGATCTGATTGTCGGTCAATTCAAAGGATTAACCATGTTGTACGAGAACATGTATGTTGAAAATAACAGAAAGGAGGTGAGTCAGGTGAATTTGAAGATTCATCCTGTCGAAACTAATTCCAGTTTGGCCGGAGTAAAAGTCTGGGGAATTAGTGAGGATTCTGTCTATTTCTTCAAGGAGATAGGTACCGGCGAGGGGTACTGCTCTCAAATATCATCTGAATTGAATATACAAGTCTCTCCTTTAGGGGATAAGTCGAAAATTAAGATTTTCTTCCCCGTTTCGGGAGATACCGTCACAGTCGATATTCTCGAAAGTTCATATCTGGATGTTTTCGAGCATTCAAGCCTGATAAGTAATTCGAAAAGAATGTTTGAAAAAATTCGCAGAATGATCTTGCAGGCAGACTTCTACATCAAAATTATGCTAATCACATTCTTGGCGATCGTATTTTTCTGGTATGTCCACTACGATGTAAATAACTACAAATTATTCTTTAGGAATTTGGAACTCTCGTTTAGACAATCATTATTCATCGTGAGTATCACTTTTGTGATCTCTCAAGTTTTGGTCAACCTGTTCACGAGTGAAGATTTGTACAACTCTCAATGGCGAGACCAAACGGCAGGTTCCTTTGGAATGTTCATTTTGCCAGTCGTGTTGTCAGCGGGTCTGGTTTTGGCATCTTTAAAAATACAGGACATTTTTTCTCAGAAGGGGATGAACTACAAGCCTGATGTCGCGAAGTTAACTCAACAGTTGTATCTGTTTAACCACGGTGAAGGGCGAAAATCCAATCTTTCATCGATTGCACTTTTACTGACAAATGTCAGATTTTATCTTTCAGAAACGGGCTCCAGGAACAACTATATCATGGAGCAATTAAATGAAATGCTTTCCGAATTTAAATTATTAACTCTGCCGGCAATTAAGGAAATTTTGCTTTCCTTAAGTTCTTTAAGAATGTTTGCCGAAGTTCAGTTTGACCGAAAAGATTTTCAGTTGTTGAATCGTACTTATATATTGATGACAAAGTCTGCCGAGAATCTTGGCAAAGCGATTGCCAGAGGTGAGTACAAACTGATAGCATCAGAAGCCATCAATATGACCGGACTTATTGACCGTTTGGGAAAAGTTATGAATAAAATTAAGATCAGGTCAGTCGACCAGAGCAAGATAATATTAAACAGTTATCTTGGTAAAATCGAAAAATCATACGAAAAAACGAAGGCTAACGGGATTGAAGTAAAATTCGTGAGGATTAAGGAAGATATTTATCTATACACCGATTCGACAAAACTCTCGGAATGTATTAATATATTTATTAAAAATTCAATTGAGTCATTCTATGATTCACGCAATTTTCCACGACAAATTCTAATCAAGGTTGAATTTACGGCTGATGAATTAGAAATAATTATAGAAGATAACGGGATAGGAATATCAGAAGCCCACATGGAGAAAATTTTCCAAAAAGGTTTCTCGACCAAAGGGGAAAAACGCGGTTTGGGTCTGATTTACGCGAAAAGACTTTTAATGGAGTTGGGTGCTGAACTCGATATTACTTCGAAAGAGTTCCAAGGCACCACGATAAAAATAAAGCTAAATTACGATAAAAAGGAGCTATCTTGA
- a CDS encoding sigma-54 dependent transcriptional regulator produces the protein MKDRILIVDDDLQYLRLVSTLLNDKFDVECAINSQECLNKIETSFYSAILVDLKLPKVSGFQLIKKIREEFDQLIPIIVVSEQNDVQSVLKCMKSGANDFVPKVFDLDELVLKIDRALEIRRADLRKQAIEREYHFFENFIHNSETGSKIYSDIIKHSKHDHTLLLLGETGTGKDIIAYQIHKNSIRKNNIFRSINLQTLSESLLESELFGYAEGAFTGAGKSRTGLLEICNGGTLHISEFSSISPALQIKLLEFMQFRTIRKVGEDARVKPRRVDVRIILSTLEDPEKLSSNGNFREDLISRIKVNTMIVPPLRDRLEDIEKLAPYFLRLHGLEDGRDRLTFSKDVIPFLKSLQWNRNVRELENAIISAMVEAFDNPDPDVIQVENFSPFFSNSRNEEKLRIQFHGELPPFEDAKKLFEQSYFSELIKICDGNKTKAALLAGMSKQNFHFHSSKG, from the coding sequence TTGAAGGATAGAATACTGATTGTAGACGACGATTTACAATATTTAAGGCTGGTCAGCACACTATTGAATGATAAATTTGATGTAGAGTGTGCAATAAATTCACAGGAATGTTTAAATAAAATTGAAACATCATTTTATTCTGCAATTCTGGTTGATCTAAAGTTACCCAAAGTATCCGGGTTTCAACTCATTAAAAAAATCCGGGAAGAATTTGATCAGCTGATTCCGATAATTGTGGTATCTGAACAAAATGATGTTCAATCGGTCTTGAAGTGTATGAAATCAGGTGCAAATGACTTTGTCCCCAAAGTATTTGACTTGGACGAATTGGTTCTTAAGATAGACAGGGCATTGGAAATTCGTAGAGCGGATCTGAGAAAACAGGCAATTGAGAGGGAATATCACTTCTTTGAGAATTTTATCCATAACTCGGAAACAGGAAGCAAGATATATTCTGATATAATAAAACACTCAAAACATGACCACACACTTTTACTTCTGGGCGAGACGGGAACGGGTAAGGATATTATTGCTTATCAAATACATAAAAACAGCATAAGAAAGAACAATATCTTCAGAAGCATAAATCTGCAGACGCTTAGCGAATCATTACTGGAGTCTGAATTATTTGGATATGCAGAGGGTGCATTTACAGGAGCGGGAAAATCGAGAACCGGTTTACTCGAGATATGCAATGGGGGTACTCTGCATATTTCTGAGTTTTCCTCAATATCACCTGCTCTTCAGATAAAACTGCTTGAATTTATGCAATTCAGGACAATCAGAAAAGTGGGCGAAGATGCACGGGTTAAACCCAGACGCGTTGATGTACGAATAATTCTTTCGACATTGGAAGACCCGGAAAAACTGTCCTCGAATGGGAATTTCAGGGAAGACCTTATCAGTCGGATAAAGGTCAACACCATGATTGTGCCTCCACTTAGAGACAGATTGGAAGATATCGAAAAACTTGCACCTTACTTTTTACGGCTTCACGGGTTAGAAGATGGAAGAGATCGATTGACCTTTTCGAAAGATGTAATCCCCTTTTTGAAGAGCCTGCAATGGAATCGAAATGTGAGAGAATTAGAGAATGCTATAATCTCAGCGATGGTGGAAGCGTTCGACAATCCTGATCCGGATGTCATTCAGGTGGAAAACTTCAGCCCGTTTTTTTCAAACTCGAGGAATGAAGAAAAATTGAGAATCCAGTTTCATGGCGAATTGCCTCCGTTTGAAGATGCTAAAAAATTGTTTGAACAGTCATATTTTTCAGAACTTATCAAAATATGTGACGGAAATAAAACCAAAGCTGCTCTGCTTGCAGGCATGAGCAAACAAAACTTTCATTTTCACAGCTCAAAAGGTTGA